Genomic segment of Mytilus edulis chromosome 12, xbMytEdul2.2, whole genome shotgun sequence:
tgaaagaacaagaatttaaaagtaaacatttccacatcccttgtatgttttattacatgtcattaacaatcactgaaagaacaagaatttaaaagtaaacatttcaacagcccttgtatgttttgtcacatgtcataaACAATCACTGAAAGaataagaatttaaaagtaaacatttcaacatcccttgtatgttttgtcacatgtcattaacaacaactgaaagaacaaggatttaaaagtaaacatttcaacatcccttgtatgttttgtcacatgtcataaacaacaactgaaagaacaagaatttaaaagtaaacatttcaatatCCCTTGCATGTTTTGTCACATGTTATTAACAAttactgaaagaacaagaatttaaaagttaaCATTTCAACATTCCTTGTATGTCTTTTTTTACATGTGATAAGGAACCACTGACACAGAACATGAGTTAACATGAGGAAAGTTTTTCCTTCTTCTTGTTTTTTGTTAACATCATTATTATAGATGTATGTCCATTTTCGGTTGCAATcttcagagggaattccccatcAAGTCTACATATCTGTGTATCTGCTCCCTTATCTAATAATACATTTACAATATCCTCATGTCCTACTTCACATGCAAAAAATAATGGTGTTGTTCcatcttcttttgttatattaatGTTGGCATTGTGGTCCAGAAGAAAATTGACTGTATCTATCCTACCCATAAAACACGCAATGTGTAATGGAGAACAACCAGCCTCTATATCAAAGACATAATATACCGACTTCGTACTGACATAAACTGTTACATGTGGTGATGCATTCTCCATTAGATAATCAAAACAACCctgtttttcttcttctaatgTTTTTGATGGATGGTCTTTAATTGTATCTATTATATACTGTTTACTATAGGCACATATATTACAGTCAGCATTGTTCTCTAACAGTAACTGTGCTATCTCTAGGTTTATGTTCAGTGCACTGAAAATTAAAGCACTACTTCCATCATAGGTCTGTGCATCAACGTttggtttatgtttcattaacACATGTGCTATACTGATGTTGTTACTAGTACTTGCCGTGATCAGTGGTGTAAAGCCATCATtgttacatagatcaacattgAACATTGGCatccttctctaacagtaactttactatatcagtatgtccttctTTACTTGCTATATTTAGAGGACTCCCTCCATCattgtcacatagatcaacattaggattcttctctaacagtaactttactatatcagtatttCCTTTATTACTTGATGCTTTTAGAGGATTCCATCCATCattgtcacatagatcaacattgacatccttctctaacagtaactttacttcATCAGTATGTCATTCTGACTTGCCATGTACAGAGCACTACAGCCACCCTTGTTACATAGATCAACGTTGGCatccttctctaacagtaactttactatttcagtatgCCCATTAATACTTGCtgtattcagaggactccagtcacccttgttacatagatcaacattgGCATCCTTCTCTAACAATAATTTTACTATATGAGTATGTCCTTCTTTACTTGCTGTATTTAGAGGACTCCATCCATCattgtcacatagatcaacattaggattcttctctaacagtaactttactatatcagtatgtccttcaTTACATGCTATATttagaggactccagccatcctTGTTACATAGTTCAACATTGACatccttctctaacagtaactttactatttcagtatgtcctTCATTACTTGCTGAATTCAGAGGACTCTAGCCATCATTGTTACATATATCAACATTGACatccttctctaacagtaactttactatttcagtatgtcctTCATAACTTGCTGAATTCAAAGGACTTGAGCCATCCTTGTTACATATATCAACATTCGCatccttctctaacagtaactttactatttcagtatgtcctTCATTACTTGCTGTAtacagaggactccagccatccttgttacatagatcaacattacgAGTGTTCTCTAACAGTTACTtaactatatcagtatgtcctttatCACTTGCTGTATACAGAGGACTCCAACCATCCTTGTTACATAAATCAACATTGGTatccttctctaacagtaactttactatttcagtatgtcctttattacttgctgtattcagaggactccagccatccgtgttacatagatcaacattggcatccttttctaacagtaactttactatttcagtatgtcctTCATTACTTGCTGTATACAGAGGACTCCAGCCTTCCTtgttacatagatcaacattacgattgttctctaacagtaacttaactatatcagtatgtccttcaTTACTTGCTGTATACAGAGGACTCCAACCATCCGCgttacatagatcaacattggcatccttctctaacagtaactttactatttcagtatgtcctTCATAACTTGCTATATTCAGAGGACTCAAGCCATCCGtgttacatagatcaacattgGCACCCTTCTCTAGCAGTAACTTTACTACATCAGTATGTCCTTCATAACTTGTTGTATTCAGAGGACTCAAGCCATTATTGGTACATAGATCAACATTGGCatccttctctaacagtaactttactatttcagtatgtcctTCATGACTTGCTGTATACAGAGGACTATAGCCATCATTggtacatagatcaacattaggatccttctctaacagtaactttactacaTCAGTAtgtcctttataacttgctgaattcagaggactccagccatcattgttacatagatcaacattgacatccttctctaacagtaacttgaCTATTTCAGAATGTCCGTTATCAATTGCTGAATTCAGAGCACTACAGCCACCCTTGTTACATAGATCAACGTTGGCatccttctctaacagtaactttactatttcagtatgCCCATTAATACTTGCtgtattcagaggactccagtcacccttgttacatagatcaacattggcatccttctctaacagtaactttactatttcagtatgtcctTCATGACTTGCTGTATACAGAGGACTCAAGCCATCATTGGTACATTGTTCAACATTAGGatccttctctaacagtaactttactacaTCAGTAtgtcctttataacttgctgaattcagaggactccagccatcattgTTACATGGATCAACATTGACatccttctctaacagtaacttgaCTATTTCAGAATGTCCGTTATCACTTGctgaattcagaggactccagccatccgtattacatagatcaacattggcatccttctctaacagtaactttactatatcagtatgtccgtTATCACTTGCTGTATACAGAGGACTCCAACCATCCTTGTTACATAAATGAACATTGGCatccttctctaacagtaactttactatttcagtatgtcctTCATTACTTGCTGTAtacagaggactccagccatccttgttacatagatcaacattacgattgttctctaacagtaacttaactatatcagtatgtcctttatCACTTGCTGTATACAGTGGACTCCAACCATCCTTGTTACATAAATCAACATTGGCATCCTTCTCTAGCAGTAACTTGACTATTTCAGAATGTCCGTTATCACTTGctgaattcagaggactccagccatccgtattacatagatcaacattggcatccttctctaacagtaactttactatatcagtatgtccgtTATCACTTGCTGTATACAGAGGACTCAAGCCATCATTGGTACATAGATCAATATTAGGatccttctctaacagtaactttactacaTCAGTAtgtcctttataacttgctgaattcagaggactccagccatcattgttacatagatcaacattgACATCCTTCTCTATCAGTAACTTGACTATTTCAGAATGTCCGTTATCACTTGCTGTATACAGAGGACTCCAACCATCCTTGTTACATAAATCAACATTGGCATCCTTCTCTAGCAGTAACATTACTTTTTCAGTAtgtcctttataacttgctgtatACAGAGGACTCCAACCATCCTTGTTACATAGATTAACATTGGCACCCTTCTCTAGCAGTAACATTACTACATCAGTATGTCCTTCATAACTTGTTGTATTCAGAGGACTCAAGCCATCATTGGTACATAGATCAACATTGGCatccttctctaacagtaactttactattttAGTATGTCCTTCATGACTTGCTGTAtacagaggactccagccatccttgttacatagatcaacattgGCATCCTTCTCTAGCAGTAACTTTACTACATCAGTATGTCCTTCATAACTTGTtgtattcagaggactccagccatccttgttacatagatcaacattggcatccttctctaacagtaactttactatatcagtatgtcctctATCACTTGCCATGTACAAAGGACTAAATCCATCCGTCTCGCATATATCAACATTAGGATCTTtctttaacagtaactttactatttcagtatTTCCTCTCTTAATTGCTGttttcagaggactccagccgtCCTTGTTACATAGATCAACAATGGCATCCTTCTCTAACAGCaactttactatttcagtatgtcctTCATGACTTGCTGttttcagaggactccagccgtCCCtgttacatagatcaacatttacatccttctctaacagtaactttactagaTCAGTATGTCCTTCATTACTTGCtgtattcagaggactccagccatccttgtcacatagatcaacattaagATTTTTCTCTAACAGTAattttactatatcagtatgtccttcaTGAATTGCCTTGAACAGAGGACTACAGCCATTCTTGTAACATAGATTAacattagaatttttctctaacagtaactttagaATATAagtatgtccttcctgacttgctTGGTACAGAGGACTACGGCCATCTttgtcacatagatcaacattagaatccttctctaacagtaactttactatatcagtatgtcctttctGACTTGCCCGGTACAGAGGACTACGGCCATGATTGTCACATAGATCTATATTAGGATCATTCTCTAACAGTAattttactatatcagtatgtccttcctgacttgctATGAACATAGGACTCCAGCCATCCTTGTCACAGAGATTAACATTAGttttcttctctaacagtaactttaatatatcagtatgtccttcaTGACTTGCTATGAACATAGGAGTCCACCCATCCTTGTTAAATATATCAACaataggattcttctctaacagtaactttaatatatcagtatgtccttcctgacttgccATGAACAGAGGACTACAGCCATTGTtgttacatagatcaacattaggatccATCTTTAACAGTAACTtaactatatcagtatgtccatCCCTACTTGCCAGGTACAAAGGACTACAGCCATCattgtcacatagatcaacattaggatccttctctaacagtaactttactatatcagtatgtcctttctGACTTGCCACATACAGAGGACTACGGCAATTTTTGTCACATAAATCAACATTAGGatccttctctaacagtaactttactatatcagtatgtccttcaTGACTTGCTATGAatagaggactccagccatcctTGTTACATAGATCAACATCAGGATTCTTCTCTAGCAGTAATTTTTCTATATAtgtatgtccttcctgacttgccCGGTACAGAGGACTACGGCCATCTttgtcacatagatcaacattaggatccttctctaacagtaactttactatatcagtatgtccttcctgGCTTGCTATGAACAAAGGAGTCCACCCATCCTTGTCACATAGATtcacattaggattcttctctaacagtaattttactatatcagtatgtccttcctgacttgctATGAAAATAGGACTCCAACCATCCTTGTTACATATATCAACaataggattcttctctaacagtaactttactgtATCAATATGTCCTTCCTGACTGGCCATGAACAGTCCTGTGGTCCCATCTTCTCTACACTGATGCACATTCACACCATTATGTAACACCCACTGTACTATCTCAGTATAACCATAATAACAAGTTAGTACCAGTGGAGTAGAACCTGATCCATGATGCTCTTTTGGTAACAGTGTATCCTTGGTGTTGGCTAATGATACTTGTTGTGGTTTGTCCTGTTGTTTTAAGTGCTGTAATAGCTGTTGTCTAAATGATGATTCTTTCATATTGTTGTTCATGAATATAACTCTCACCTTTCCTGCTGACCAGTCAACTATAAACCTTTTTAAATATGATTCCAAATAAGCATCAGGTATTTCTATAATGAAGTCTATTTTACTGTTCTGGCAATCTGGTGACTTCCTCCAAATAAAACGTCCATGTACTAAATCACTATCCCCGTGGTctatcaaacaatcaatcattttcTGACCATAGTAATGAGCGAGGAAGTCAAACAGTTTATCATGTAGAGTTTTATAAATAccattttgtttacatatgaaGGTACCTTCTAGGCTGTCAAGTGCTTTCTTTAGTTTTGCCTTTGGTATACTGTTTAACTCACAAGCCTCACATATGTCATTCATGATCTGTCGTTGTTCATCTGTCATTTTACCCTGGAACCATTTCGCATTTAGTTGATTATTAAAGAGAACGCATAAAGCAAGACTACATATTTTATAGTTTCCTTCATCACCATGCTCACTTAACCTATCTAGCTCAATTTTATAGACACCAAAAggatttttgaaatattctttgaCATCTACACCTTCTTTTTCGTGATATAAGGAACATAATAGTGGGAAACAATCacatttaaaagacaaattatcAATATCTGTCATGCTTGTACCAAAATAGGTTTTTGCTATATTTGTTTTCTCAACAGATGTAAGACATAACTTATCTGATATTAAGTTACATTCACATAATTTAAAAGGTAACAATATATTAAACTTATCATCTTTATAGACTTGTAACCTACAAGCTACAATAATCTTACAACATTTGTCTGCAATAATTGTGTCAATCACAGGTAAAAGTTGTTTCCAGTTCTCAATTTGTTGTTGATTCGCATTGAAATTTCCACACATATCATCTATAATGAAGACTGTATGTTTACCAGGCTGATAATAAGTTTTAATGTCGGCTGGTAATTCCACTGGTATTATGTTGTATCCTTCTTTTTTCAAAACAAGTGCTGTGTGTCTGGAAATAAACGATTTTCCAACTCCTGACGGGGCAGTTAATGTCAAGCAACTGTTGTGCTTTAAATGTTCCATGACGTAATCACTGGCTCTTGTAGAAACAAACATCTTATCTTTCATTTCCcagttttctatttgttttgttatcagttctgaaaaatatatcaagtgtagctatttaaaaactaaaaacaaattcatAATCAACAGCTATAAATTAGTTAAATATTAACGTATGGTGTAAgttgtttcacaattttttttatatctcaaatcCTTTCATAAAGTATTATACATGCTATACAGTATTAGTTGTACTCAATAATGAAGGAGTGTTTCACATTTCGTCATCTCAAATCCTTTCATAACTTACTATACATCATATACAGTATCGGTAATACTCAATGTTGAAGGAGTTGTCACATTTCGTCTTCTCAAAACCTTTCATAActtactatacatgctatacagTATCGGAAGTACTTAATGGTGAGGGAGTTGTTTCACATTTCGCCATCTCAAGATCTTTCATAActtactatacatgctatacagTATCGGAAGTACTTAATGTTGAAGgagttgtttcacattttgtcatctCAAAACCTTTTATAACTTATTATACATGCTATACAGTATCGGTAGTACTCAATGTTGAAGGAGTTGTTTCACATTTCGTCACCTCAAAACCTTTCATAActtactatacatgctatacagTATCGGTAGTACTTTATGTTGAAGGAGTTGAATCCCATTTCGTCATTTCAAAACCTTTCATAACTTACTATACATGATATACAGTATCGGTAGTACTTAATGTTGAAGGAGTTGTTTCACATTTCGTCAGCTCAAAACCTTTCATAATTTACTACACATGCTATACAGTATCGGTAGTACTTAATATGGAAGGAGTTGATTCCCATTTCGTCATTTCAAAACCTTTCATAACTTACTTTACATGCTATACAGTGTCAGTAGTACTCAATGTTGGAGGAGTTGTTTCACATTTCGTCATCTCAAAACCTTTTATAActtactatacatgctatacagTATCGGTAGTACTTAATGTTGAAGGAGTTGATTCCAATTTCGGCATTTCAAAACCTTTCATAActtactatacatgctatacagTATCGGTAGTACTCAATGTTGAAGGATGAACTGTGAATACCTCCTGGTCCTTTTTTCATGTTTGTAGATATTTACCTCACCGGCCATCATATCACATCTGCTTTTTTTTGATACAATCTAAATTGAAAATACCCCCTCaacatatatacttttttttgttgattttgttataAGTAGATTAAAAGCAAACTGAATTTTATTGTTATATGTGATCTACAATCTGCCGGTACCTGTATACTGGCATTGCACATGATCATGTTTTTACTGaatgtttatgacgtctttacaccaAATCCATCGGATATTGGGTGTGTAGTTGTTGATTAATTAGGCTGCGATGCATGATGttattttgataactattggatTTGAACTAGTTTCCAGTtgctgcgagtactctcagatatgcaCTAAGTGTCTTGTTGTTGGGATTTAAAAGAACCCAGCCACATCTTCTCTGTATTTTCGTCATTAGATGTATtgctatttgtatccatctgatgagttaaagcCTTTTCTATTATTAAGGGGGATAATTCTTAAACAGTTTAAGCGACACCATCAACATTCAACCTCgatttgtattttgttgtaataagcattgtgaataagtttcataacattttattgAGGCAAACTCAAGTAAGAGAAAGGAAACGAACAATTccgcttttttttatttgtaaaggggcataactctagaacaattAAAGTGACGCcatcaacattcaaaattaatctgttttttcataatatttgtttGAGGTAAAGTAAAATTAGTGAACGGAAACCAATTATGGGGCGTACAAACGGACAAGGATACAATTTAATGCCCC
This window contains:
- the LOC139499305 gene encoding ankyrin repeat domain-containing protein 29-like, whose translation is MPMFNVDLCNNDGFTPLITASTSNNISIAHVLMKHKPNVDAQTYDGSSALIFSALNINLEIAQLLLENNADCNICAYSKQYIIDTIKDHPSKTLEEEKQGCFDYLMENASPHVTVYVSTKSVYYVFDIEAGCSPLHIACFMGRIDTVNFLLDHNANINITKEDGTTPLFFACEVGHEDIVNVLLDKGADTQICRLDGEFPLKIATENGHTSIIMMLTKNKKKEKLSSC